The following is a genomic window from Platichthys flesus chromosome 13, fPlaFle2.1, whole genome shotgun sequence.
cagttgtgtttagtagcaccggcttctagctgtcggctccgctgcttaagattacggcagcgcatattttgttcatcttgtaataaagatctcaatgacgAAACACGCTTTGttatttcactgcattttaatatatcctataaatagtgaatttttgaacttgaaaatattaatgattaatcgaaaaaaTTCGTCATTAATACTCCTGACGATAGATGAAGACTTTTAAATCGAACGCTCATCCCTACTGAGTACTATTGAACTAAATTCCATGAAACTTTTTAGAAGAATGCGACATTCGGCAGAGAAAATACCAGATCGCATTCATCTTGATTAAcaaaaatttgtatttataggggaatattttttattactttctttaacattgtgagatagggcccttggtggaggtatgcattCAAAGTGCCACTATAGTCGGCTTATTGATTATATGATTATCTCCCTCAGGGTGTTTCTGTGATATTGTATTCAAAATTTGATTAGTGTGATCACAGTGACCTTGTTCTTTGACCTTTGTTCAAAATTTGATGACATTCCCTCAAGGTATTCTCGTCGCCGGTGCAGAGGCATCAAAATATACAACATAATGATTTAagattttctttatctttacaTGACGACATTGATCAAGAGAATCAGGCTCAGTCTTCACTTGCATCACATTCTGCTCGtcgagttttttttttcatcaggaCTTTCGTATAAAGGTTGAGCAACTGCTGCTGTCTCAGTGGGGAGGGGAGGTTCCTGTCTGCACTTTTCTATTGATCATTAATCTGTCTTATTCTTTGGTGAAGTTTTTATATGATTattttaatgtgatattttgCTAAATGGTTTGTAATGAATTCCTATGACGTTGTTCAACAGCTTATAACGGTTTGGAAGTTGGTCTCATAAATGTGCATTTATCTTAACTCTTGTATCTTGACATGTTTTATAGACAATGtgtatcatatttatttatacataaagtaatattaaattaaataaattggaTTCTGAAACCAGACGTTAAGAAATTGCTATaacttttttattctgttcaggGTTGAATTCTTAAGGTAAGAAATATGCTTTCGTGATTATCTTTATTTACCCTTAAAAAACTTGGATTTCAAGattgattttactttttacattaGCTATCGCATATCATCCAAAGTCAAGTAGTTAAACATTTTAACCCTCATTACTAGGACTACGATGGAGAACTCAACAGAgagtttttcatttgtgttggCTATGTATGGTGACACAGGACAGTTAAAGTACCTGTACTTTACTCTGGCTGTGATATTTTACATATCCGTGATTGTTGCAAACTCTGTGCTTATTATCGTTCTTTATACTGACAAAAATTTCCATGAGCCCATGTATTTATTCCTGTGTAGTTTATTTGTAAATGAAATATACGGCAGCACATCTTTGCTGCCCTGCTTCATGGTGCATATGTTGTCAGACACACATGATATTTCTGCCTCCTTATGcttcattcaaatatttaacattcaTTCATATGTAGCTATTGAATTTGGAACATTAACAATTATGGCACATGACAGATATGTATGCATTTGTAAACCTTTACATTACAACAGCATAATTACAAAAAGGAAAGTGCAACTTGTCATATTATTTATCTGGATATTTTGTTTAGTGGAGGTTGGAGTTTTATTGTCTTTTACTATTCGTTTAAATTTTTGTGGGACTGTTATCAACAAAGTATTCTGTGTACATCACTTAGTTGTTGACCTTTCTTGTTCATCAGACAGAACAGTTTCACTCGTTCATGATGTGATTTTTGGTCTAATTTTCTCTATCGCTGGGCCTGTCAGTTATATTTCATACAGTTACGTGAAtattttttcagtgtgtttaaaAGGTTCCAAAGAGACCAGAATGAAGGCTTTAGAAACATGCACTCCACATTTCGTTTCACTCATTAGCTTTGTGTTTGCCTGTTTCTATAGTTTGATCAGTCAGAGATTTGACGCGTCCACAGTGCCGTaccctctctgtgttttcttatctACGTATGCGATGGTCATTCAGCCTCTacttaatcctgtaatttatgGTCTCAAACTGTCAAAAATTAAGCATGCTTGTAAAAATTTGTTGACATTAAAAGCATCACAACTC
Proteins encoded in this region:
- the LOC133967127 gene encoding olfactory receptor 4E2-like; amino-acid sequence: MENSTESFSFVLAMYGDTGQLKYLYFTLAVIFYISVIVANSVLIIVLYTDKNFHEPMYLFLCSLFVNEIYGSTSLLPCFMVHMLSDTHDISASLCFIQIFNIHSYVAIEFGTLTIMAHDRYVCICKPLHYNSIITKRKVQLVILFIWIFCLVEVGVLLSFTIRLNFCGTVINKVFCVHHLVVDLSCSSDRTVSLVHDVIFGLIFSIAGPVSYISYSYVNIFSVCLKGSKETRMKALETCTPHFVSLISFVFACFYSLISQRFDASTVPYPLCVFLSTYAMVIQPLLNPVIYGLKLSKIKHACKNLLTLKASQLYLFPEAYLNSTNNSGLGCAGVEQGG